The DNA sequence GGTACACCACCGCCGTTGCGACCACTAAAACGTTGCGACTGTGATGACTGCTCACTGCGCAGTGTCTGATTCGCATTGTTATATAACTCTTCTGTACTTTCCTGTTGCGTAAAATCAATTTTCGCATTAACCGTAGCACGTACCTTACCTGCCCCCATTATAGGTTCAAGCAAACGCTCAATTCGTTGTTCAAAATCATTTTCAACCTGACGTGAATAATCATATTCACGTGCCGTTAATGCGACATTACTTTCAAGATCACCCGAAGATAACAGGCGACCGTTCTGATCAACCACTGTCACATTTTCTGCCGTTAAATTTGAAATACTAGAAGCGACCATATGAATAATGGCATTAACCTGGCCCGCTTCAACTACGCGTCCTCCATAGAGACTTAAAGCAACTGAAGCTGATGGTTTCTGTTTTTTGCGTACAAAAACAGAACTTTTAGGAATAGCCAGATGCACTCTGGCTGATTTTACATTTCGCATAGTACTAATTGTTCTTGCCAGTTCAGTTTCCATAGCATGATGATAACGTGCACTTTCAACAAACTGCGAAGTACCAAAACTTTGTTCCTGTTGCAGCATTTCAACACCGATTGCTGTACCTTTTGGTAAACCCTGCGCAGCAAGATTAAGGCGAGCTTCATGCACTCGACCTGACTCAACCATAACAGAACCGGAAGCCGCATTTAATTCGTAAGGAATTGCAGCCGACTGTAATGCCGCCACAACTTCAGCTGCATCACCTGGCTCAAGACCGGTATATAAAGATGAAAAACTGGGTGCAGTGCCCCAGGTATAAATACCAATACTAACCAGTACAGTCACCACAACACCCAGAATTGCACCGATAAATCGGGGCACGGGAATCATCATTGTCGTATTCGGTACTGCTGCTTGCTCTGCCATTTTTGAACCTTTTAACTCACTGTTATTTTCTTAAGCTCTCTATTATGAAGCCATAAGTCTTAATGCTTTTTTAAACAGGCATATTCATAATTTCCTGATACGCCGTTAATAATTTATTTCTAACACTGGTCATTGCCTGAAATGAAACGCTGGCTTTTTCCATATTAATCATTAACTCTGCCATTGTGATACCTGAGTCACCTTTCTCAAATGCTTTAGCCATATCACCCGATTTCATCACGGTATCATTTACAGAATTAATTGAATTCGCCAGTACTTCTGAAAAATCTGTTTTCTGAGCACCCTGCACTTCATTTATAGAAAGTGCATCAGGACCTATCTGTGATTTCGCCTGAGCTTCCATCACTCGCATCTGGGCTAACACTTGTTGTACATTCATATCGCTCATCATATTTCTCCTGATTAAGATTAAACGCTTATACCAGAGTCACGCATTCTGGCCAGTTTGTACCTTAATGTTCTCGGACTAATACCCAGCCTTTCTGCTGCATATTTACGACTACCGTTACCCGCTTTTAATGCCTCAAGAATAAGTTGCTGTTCACGATCTTTAAGGCCGTTTACTAATTCTGAATCCTGCACCGATTCTATTTTTTGTTGCGTACCCATAAATTCATAATCATCTGTCTCAAGATGTATATCAGCCGCTGTCACTTCATTACCATTTTTGAATATCAGTGCTCTTTGCATTACGTTATCCAGCTCACGCACATTACCGCGCCATGAATAGTTAAGTAATTTTTGCTGCGCATCTGCTGTTAATGTTAAAACATCAGACTTATTAGTTATTTGTTTATTCAACAGCTTTTTTGCAATGGGAATAATATCTGCAACACGTTCACGCAAAGGTGGTATATGAATTGGAAACACACTTAAACGATAAAATAAATCTTCTCTAAAACGACCATTTTTAACTTCGTCTTTTAAATTACGGTTAGTCGTAGCCAGCACTCTCACATTTAGTTTAATTGTTTTACGACCACCTAATCTTTCAACCTCTTTTTCCTGCAATACACGTAACAGTTTCGCCTGTAAAGCTGCATCCATTTCTGATATTTCATCTAACAGTAATGTGCCATTCTGTGCCAGTTCAAATTTACCCGGTGTTGCCTGAACAGCACCGGTGAACGCGCCCTTTTCATAACCGAATAAAACAGCTTCCAGCATATTCTCGGGAATAGCCGCACAGTTAATCGCTACAAATTCTTCATTTACACGCTTAGACTGATTATGAATAAACTGGGCAAAAACCTCTTTACCCACTCCGCTCTCGCCATATAACAAAACCGTTGCTTCACTTTGTGCTACTTTACTGGAGAGCAGTTTTAAAGAACGCATCTTTTCATCTTCTGCCAGTAATTCATCTTCATGTTTGACAGCAACTTCTTTAGAAATTAATTTTTTAATTACTTCCTGCAGGGCTTCAACTTCAAACGGTTTAACCAGGTAATCTGCTGCGCCTAAACGCATAAAGTCCACTGCTTTTTCTATACTTGCATACGCGGTCATAACCACCACAGGTAAATCAGGATAACTTTTCTTAATCTGTTGTAACAATTCAGAACCATCCATAGGCTGCATCTGCACATCACTAATAACCAGTTTAAACTGATGTTCTTTTAATCTTGCAAGCGCTGCCTGACCATGTTCAGCACACGCCACTGAATACCCGGACATTTCGCAGGTATCACATATTGCCTCACGAAGTTGTTCATCATCTTCAACAATTAATATATCAATGAATTGCGGCTTAGTTTGACTCATGCTTTTTCTCCACTTTTAATCCCACCGACCTGATCATTTTTTTTCGTTTTTCGGGGATCAATATTTATTTTCTGACCACTGGCCATAAACTGTTCAGTTCTATTTATTGGCAGACAAATATAAAAAGTCGAACCATTTGCCGGCTGTGAGCGCACTAACAGATCTCCGTGATGTGCCTGAACAATTGATTGTGCAACAGCGAGACCGAGTCCGGTTCCACCTTCACGACGGGTAAAAAATGGCTCAAATATTTTTATCTGTTGATCTGCAGTTAAACCAGGGCCATTATCTCGTACTGCTAAAATCAGATAATCAGCTTGCTGATAAACCTCAAGTTCAACTTCACAACTTTCACCACATGAATGCTCATCGCCAGCCTGCATTGCATTTTCAACCAGATTAATTAACACACTAACCAGCGCATCTAAACTACCGGTTAACTGAATATCATTCAGCTGACTTATAATGGTTAACTGTGTATTGTTTTCTTTAAGACGTGTTTCAATTCGCGTATTAAATGTCACTAGCAAATCATTTAACTGGAATTTCTGTTCTGCAAATTCACCACCTTTTGCATACATCAACATATCATTAATTAGTTTTTCCAGATAACGCATGCAGGTGCGTATTTTTTCAACTGCTTTATTCTGCTGTGGATTATCTGACGTAAACTGATTTAACTGAGATGCATATAATACGGCGGATGCTAAAGGGGTACGCAATTGATGCGCAAGGCCTGCTGCCATTTGACCCATAGCGGCTAATCTATTTTGACGATCGGACAAACCTTCTAACATTCTTTGCTCAGAGATATCATCTAATAAGATAATTTCGCCCTGATTACGATCATCAGTCGATGCATCTAATGACTGTTTTTTTAAACTCAGAATACGACCTGAATTTAAATATAAATCCTGCTCTGTATGTCGAGAAACGCTATGCGCATAAACACGGCGCCACTGTTTACCAATGAGACTCTGTTCAAGAAATAATTCTGCTGCGGGATTAGCCGTTGTAATGACTCCCTTTTCATCAACCAGTAATACGCCTGCGGGTAATGCATTTAAAAGCGTTTGCAAACGATGCGCTAACTGCTCTTTTTCTGCCAGTTGAACTAATCGCTCATTTTGAGCAGATGCCAGCTGCTCGCTTAACTCAGCTGCGCGACTATCTAACTCCTGATATGACTGTTGTAATTGATCGGATAAACGTCCAAATTGCTCAAACGCCGCCACAAGTTGTGCCGGGTCCTGCAAAGATCTGTTTTCCAGATTAATTGCCCTGTTCTCTGTTTGTATGTTTGCTGTCTGCTGCATGTCGTGTTTATGTCACTCTGATTCGACTTAGCAGTAATGTTGCATTTAGTATGCCAAAAGAATTTTTATATATATTTCATATAGTTACAAGTGCAGTGGCAAACAGGAGTCAATTAACCGGCTAAGAAGGAGAGGTTTTGCCGTGAAAAATAGTCATAAGCCTTAAGCCGTTAGCCTTAAATCAAAACATAAAAAAAGCGAGCCCTCCATAGGAGAGCCCGCTTTTGAGTTATAACTTATATGACTTAAGAGTTACAATTATCTCTTCAAGCTTTAATGTCGTATTTCTTCAGCTTTTCAACCAGAGTGGTTCTGCGCATTTTTAAAAGTTTTGCCGCATGCGCAACAACCCCGTTAGTTTTGCCTAACGCCTGCTTTATCAATTGCACCTCTAAACCTGCCAGGTGCTCTTTTAAATCCAGACCATCATCATCTAAGGCCGAATCTTCAGTGGTGATTGCATCTCCAGCTAAACCTTCAGATATTTTTTTAGGTAAATCTGCGGGTAATTTTTTAAGCAGACTATTTTCTATCTCATCATCTTCATCCAGATCAGCAAACATTAATGCCTGATTAAACGGTTGCTCGGATTTAAACGTTTTTGTAGCGGGTTTATTAAATGTCGACGCAGGTTGATATTTAGGCGGTAAATGCTGAGCATCTACAATACTGTCAGGATATAAAATGGATAAACGTTCTACCAGATTTGATAATTCACGCACATTACCCGGCCATGAATATTGACTGAGCATTTCTGTGGCTTCTGCGGTTAAACGTACTGTGCCCCTATCATCCGCTTCTAACTTATCTATCTGATCCTGTAATAAAAAGGGAACATCTTCAAGTCGCTCTCGCAGTGATGGCAACTCAATAGGGAAAACATTTAAACGATAAAATAGATCTTCACGAAATTTTCCGTCTTTTATATTATTTTCAAGATTACGATGAGTTGCGGCTAATATGCGCACATCAGACTGTATGCTTTTATTACTACCCACCCTCTCGAAGGTGCGCTCCTGTAGAACCCGTAATAACTTCACCTGCATAGGCAAACTCATGTCACCTATTTCATCAAGAAATAATGTGCCTTTCTCCGCCAGTTCAAAACGCCCCTGACGTGAATTAATCGCACCGGTGAACGCACCTTTCTCATGGCCAAATAATTCACTTTCCAGAAGATCAGCTGGAATAGCACCACAGTTAACCGGCACAAAACCCGCCTTACAACGATTGGATAAAGCGTGAATATTCCTGGCAACAACCTCTTTACCTGTTCCTGACTCTCCAAGAATCAAAACACTGGCACTGGTTTTCGCTACCTGCTCGATCATGGTTCTTACATATTGAATTGCCGCACTGCTACCACCGAGCTTGGGTATTCTGCTCACCAGTTTCACAACTGATGATTCACTCGAAGCACCAGTAGCTCTCACTTTTTTCAATGCTTCGGCCACGGGTTCATATTTCAGAGGCATTTCAAGGTGATCTAAAACCTGTTCAAACTGAGACTGGTATTTGTCGAGGTTAGTTTTGTCCTGATTAAACAGTAAAACAGACAAACCTGAAGATTGAATTTTTTGCAGTGCTTCTACTCTTGAACGCTCCCCCTGAAATTCACCCAACAATACACAGATAAACTCACCGCTGTTTAACGCACCGGTTAAAGCATCAAGATCATTTACGTAAAAGGTATCAAATCCCATAAAGCCCATAAGTGACTTTATTTCATTAAATAACTGTGAATCGTCTTCAACCAGTAGAATTGCCGGTTGTGGCGAGGTTTTTGACATATTAATCCTGCTTTATAAATAAATTATCAATTAGTGATATTAAAGCAGATTTTCTCTGAATGTCAAAAAATTGTCGTTTTTATTTCTTATAAATTCAAACAGTTAGATAGATATATTGACGACCTTTGATTTCCGGCCAGGACTCATCTACATCGGGGAAAGACCGCCGCTTTCTGGCGCTCTGCCCCCTGTTGTGATGCCATCAAGAGTAGTACGATGTGGTTTGCTACTCTGTCAGATTCTAGCGGTATGAAATAATGAGGTACTCCTTAACTGAATTAAATCACAATTAAACGTTGTGTTTGTTATACGCATCAACAACTTTACGCCCTGTCGAAATTTTTTTAACTTCGTCAGAAATAGTCTGTTGTTGCCGGGTACTATGCTGTTTTAACAGTTCATCACTCTTCAACATTTGACGAATGCCTTTTTCAACTTCTCCAACATCCTCCTCTAAAACCGGTGTTGAAAAAAAATCTTCTAATTCACCAAAACGTTCAGTTTCCAGCTCAAGCATTGCCTGCCAGTTTTCATCTGCAGATAACTGATGCAGCGTGTCAGTCATCTGCAGTATATTTTTCCACTGCTGTTGTCTTGGTTGCAACATGCGTATTAGCTTTCCTGAACTTTACTATTTCTCACATCCTGAGGAATAGTTGCCCAGCCAGCACGTATTTCATTCATTAATGAAAGCACTTCATCAATGTTTTCTATTTTATTATCTATATTGGCAGCCAGTAACTGGCGCTGCATATAATCGTATAAAGCCTCCAGGTTTTTAGCAATTTCACCGCCTTTTTCCATATCAAGAGATGTACGTAAACCATCAATAATAGAAATTGCCTTGCTAATACTTTCACCTTTAAGCGGCACATTATTTTGTTTCATATGCATTTTTGCCGCATTTAAACGCTGTATCGCACCATCTATAAGCATTTGAATTAATGTGTGCGGATCAGCGTTACCCACCGCTGCCTGTACACCTACCTGCTTATATTGGTTCATCGCTGCTGAATTTTGCATTGGCATATTCCTGTTTAGGGGCCTATTTTTAGGCTTTTTTTTATCCATCTGTTGGTTATAGCTGACTAATGAGTAAGCTGCTCACAACAAATGACGACTAGTTCTGGTTAAAAGTAACGCCCGGTAAAGCATCGAGCTGTTGAGTTAAAAAGTTACTGGTTGCATTTAACTGACTCACTAATACATCCAGCGTTGAAAATTGTCTTCTATAACGATCTTCAATATCGTTTACTCGTTTTGTTAAATCGATACGTTCCTGAAAAATACTTTCTATCTGGTCATTAATGCTATCGGTTTTAGCCGTTAGCTGACCATCCTGATTCTGAAA is a window from the endosymbiont of Galathealinum brachiosum genome containing:
- the fliF gene encoding flagellar M-ring protein FliF, whose product is MAEQAAVPNTTMMIPVPRFIGAILGVVVTVLVSIGIYTWGTAPSFSSLYTGLEPGDAAEVVAALQSAAIPYELNAASGSVMVESGRVHEARLNLAAQGLPKGTAIGVEMLQQEQSFGTSQFVESARYHHAMETELARTISTMRNVKSARVHLAIPKSSVFVRKKQKPSASVALSLYGGRVVEAGQVNAIIHMVASSISNLTAENVTVVDQNGRLLSSGDLESNVALTAREYDYSRQVENDFEQRIERLLEPIMGAGKVRATVNAKIDFTQQESTEELYNNANQTLRSEQSSQSQRFSGRNGGGVPGALVNQPPDGGQLVEGAGGVGQGGVNGAPSNSSRNSVRNYEVDRTIRHSRTSSGIVQRLTVAVLVDDRIVVEDGESTRTPLTEDEIKRLTTLVQQTIGFDQQRGDLVNVINASFTPVETIEDLPEPSIMDNKWVQFALKWIWPFILILIVIFTILKPSIKGLTSYVPPAPVLSSPQGAEGEGGTGEGSAAQLEHQEEAIPLPSDADQKIEFAKSMVAQDPKKVANVVKDWVGAES
- a CDS encoding flagellar protein FliS, whose translation is MQNSAAMNQYKQVGVQAAVGNADPHTLIQMLIDGAIQRLNAAKMHMKQNNVPLKGESISKAISIIDGLRTSLDMEKGGEIAKNLEALYDYMQRQLLAANIDNKIENIDEVLSLMNEIRAGWATIPQDVRNSKVQES
- a CDS encoding flagellar hook-basal body complex protein FliE, giving the protein MSDMNVQQVLAQMRVMEAQAKSQIGPDALSINEVQGAQKTDFSEVLANSINSVNDTVMKSGDMAKAFEKGDSGITMAELMINMEKASVSFQAMTSVRNKLLTAYQEIMNMPV
- a CDS encoding sigma-54-dependent Fis family transcriptional regulator, which produces MSKTSPQPAILLVEDDSQLFNEIKSLMGFMGFDTFYVNDLDALTGALNSGEFICVLLGEFQGERSRVEALQKIQSSGLSVLLFNQDKTNLDKYQSQFEQVLDHLEMPLKYEPVAEALKKVRATGASSESSVVKLVSRIPKLGGSSAAIQYVRTMIEQVAKTSASVLILGESGTGKEVVARNIHALSNRCKAGFVPVNCGAIPADLLESELFGHEKGAFTGAINSRQGRFELAEKGTLFLDEIGDMSLPMQVKLLRVLQERTFERVGSNKSIQSDVRILAATHRNLENNIKDGKFREDLFYRLNVFPIELPSLRERLEDVPFLLQDQIDKLEADDRGTVRLTAEATEMLSQYSWPGNVRELSNLVERLSILYPDSIVDAQHLPPKYQPASTFNKPATKTFKSEQPFNQALMFADLDEDDEIENSLLKKLPADLPKKISEGLAGDAITTEDSALDDDGLDLKEHLAGLEVQLIKQALGKTNGVVAHAAKLLKMRRTTLVEKLKKYDIKA
- a CDS encoding sigma-54-dependent Fis family transcriptional regulator, which codes for MSQTKPQFIDILIVEDDEQLREAICDTCEMSGYSVACAEHGQAALARLKEHQFKLVISDVQMQPMDGSELLQQIKKSYPDLPVVVMTAYASIEKAVDFMRLGAADYLVKPFEVEALQEVIKKLISKEVAVKHEDELLAEDEKMRSLKLLSSKVAQSEATVLLYGESGVGKEVFAQFIHNQSKRVNEEFVAINCAAIPENMLEAVLFGYEKGAFTGAVQATPGKFELAQNGTLLLDEISEMDAALQAKLLRVLQEKEVERLGGRKTIKLNVRVLATTNRNLKDEVKNGRFREDLFYRLSVFPIHIPPLRERVADIIPIAKKLLNKQITNKSDVLTLTADAQQKLLNYSWRGNVRELDNVMQRALIFKNGNEVTAADIHLETDDYEFMGTQQKIESVQDSELVNGLKDREQQLILEALKAGNGSRKYAAERLGISPRTLRYKLARMRDSGISV